One segment of Melospiza melodia melodia isolate bMelMel2 unplaced genomic scaffold, bMelMel2.pri scaffold_34, whole genome shotgun sequence DNA contains the following:
- the LOC134434278 gene encoding olfactory receptor 14J1-like, translated as LHYGTLLGSRACAHMAAAAWASAFLNALVHTANTFSLPLCHGNALGQFFCEIPPILKLSCSHSKLREHGIIVVNVCLSFGCFVFMVFSYVQIFRAVLRIPSEQGRHKAFSTCLPHLAVVSLFVSTSSFAYLKPPSISSPSLDLALSVLYSVVPPYGLKLCQ; from the exons ctgcactacgggaccctcctgggcagcagagcttgtgcccacatggcagcagctgcctgggccagtgcctttctcaatgctctggtacacacagccaatacattttccctgcccctgtgccatggcaatgccctgggccagttcttctgtgaaatcccacccatcctcaaactctcctgctcacactccaaactCAGGGAACATGGAATTATTGTGGTCAATGTCTGTTtatcatttggctgttttgtgttcatggttttctcctatgtgcagatcttcagggctgtgctgaggatcccctctgagcagggacggcacaaagccttctccacctgcctccctcacctggccgtggtctccctctttgtcagcacttcCAGTTTTGCatacttgaagcccccctccatctcctccccatccttggatctcgccctgtcagttctgtactcggtggtgcctcca TACGGCCTTAAACTGTGTCAGTGa